A portion of the Candidatus Latescibacter sp. genome contains these proteins:
- a CDS encoding ABC transporter permease — protein MVRNYLKITLRSLSRYKIFSFITISGLAVGIACCSLIFLYVCDELSYDRYHANAREIFRVACEYHTTGKSVQVAVTPGPLASAINGEFRGLIEAVRFYHESAVVSGPGGSFHEERFFFCDPAVFTVFTFPLIQGSPEHALVQPFSLVITEEAASRYFGKENPLGKTLTVNIGGEHEYRITGIVKNVPRNSHFRFDFLASLSSLAETQGHIFLDWQRAGFYTYLLLPGNYNNPGELERKFPALLRKYLDVEDISRMRFFLQPLTSIHLHSRLESEIEANSDITSIYAFSAIAFFILLIACINFMNLSTARSLDRSREVAVRKVLGAGRSQLVLQFVGESVIITFIALVFALSFEELVLPVFNTLTGKDMSILYYHNFFFLGILLVAALLVGLISGIYPAIFLSRFTPAQVFKGVFADRRSGALLRELFVVMQFTLCTVLIISAGIIREQMSYIKHKDLGFQKEHIVVIPLRSRDARQKCEVFKTELLKNPHVIQAAASSNAPGDRDISRYEFKAEGSPPDRLVAMYGIMADYDFIDTFGITLLAGRNFAPDSLSDRERAFLINEAAARKLGWDTGSIGRELSQGIPRSGSVIGIMRDFNFLSLHETIEPLVLFMAPNRYQYLCVRILPDALPATLDFMRESWQKIFPGGPFEYSFLDESFNSLYRTDERVGRILGYFAMLSVFIACIGLFGLTWFTTGQRTREIGIRKVLGASYKNIILLLTKDSVRLVIVAEVIAWPAAYFIMRSWLGAFAYHTGMNPLTFIAGGGMALAVFLFTISFQTVKAARANPADALHNE, from the coding sequence ATGGTTAGGAATTACCTGAAAATCACCCTCCGCAGTCTGTCCCGGTATAAAATCTTTTCCTTCATTACCATTTCCGGGCTGGCGGTGGGAATTGCCTGCTGTTCCCTTATTTTTCTGTATGTCTGCGATGAGCTCAGCTACGACAGATATCACGCAAACGCCCGTGAGATTTTCCGGGTCGCCTGTGAATACCATACCACGGGGAAGTCGGTTCAGGTAGCGGTTACTCCGGGACCGCTGGCCTCCGCAATTAACGGTGAGTTCCGCGGATTGATCGAAGCAGTCCGGTTCTATCATGAAAGCGCCGTGGTGAGCGGGCCGGGCGGCAGTTTTCACGAGGAACGGTTCTTTTTCTGCGATCCTGCCGTTTTCACGGTTTTTACTTTTCCCCTGATTCAGGGCAGCCCTGAGCATGCTCTGGTGCAGCCTTTTTCCCTGGTTATCACAGAAGAAGCAGCCTCAAGGTATTTCGGGAAAGAGAATCCTCTCGGCAAAACGCTCACCGTGAACATCGGGGGAGAGCATGAGTACCGGATCACGGGGATCGTCAAGAATGTTCCCCGCAATTCGCATTTCCGTTTCGATTTTCTCGCATCGCTTTCAAGCCTTGCTGAAACCCAGGGGCATATTTTCCTTGACTGGCAGAGAGCAGGTTTTTATACCTACCTTCTCCTTCCGGGGAATTACAATAACCCCGGGGAGCTGGAACGAAAATTCCCCGCGCTCCTTCGAAAATACCTTGATGTGGAGGATATTTCAAGGATGCGCTTCTTCCTCCAGCCCCTCACCTCCATCCATCTCCATTCCCGCCTGGAGAGCGAAATAGAGGCCAACAGCGACATCACCTCGATCTATGCGTTTTCCGCCATTGCTTTTTTTATTCTGCTTATCGCCTGTATCAACTTTATGAATCTTTCCACCGCCCGCTCGCTCGACCGTTCCCGCGAAGTGGCTGTCCGCAAGGTGCTGGGGGCCGGACGAAGCCAGCTTGTGCTGCAGTTCGTGGGGGAGTCGGTTATTATTACTTTCATCGCTCTGGTGTTCGCATTGTCTTTTGAGGAGCTTGTCCTGCCTGTATTCAATACCCTTACCGGAAAGGACATGAGTATTCTTTACTACCATAATTTTTTCTTCCTGGGAATTCTTCTTGTTGCTGCTCTTCTGGTCGGGCTGATTTCGGGGATATATCCGGCAATATTCCTTTCACGGTTCACTCCGGCTCAGGTTTTTAAAGGGGTATTTGCTGACCGGAGATCGGGCGCTCTTTTGCGGGAGTTGTTTGTTGTCATGCAGTTTACCCTGTGCACTGTGCTCATCATTAGCGCAGGAATAATCCGGGAGCAGATGAGCTACATCAAACACAAGGATCTCGGTTTTCAGAAGGAACACATAGTGGTTATCCCCCTCAGGAGCCGGGATGCCCGGCAGAAATGCGAAGTATTTAAAACTGAGCTTCTGAAAAATCCCCATGTAATTCAAGCCGCCGCATCCTCGAATGCCCCGGGGGACCGGGATATTTCAAGGTATGAGTTCAAAGCTGAAGGTTCGCCCCCGGACCGGCTGGTAGCGATGTACGGCATCATGGCGGATTATGACTTTATTGACACGTTCGGTATCACCCTTCTGGCGGGAAGGAATTTTGCCCCTGACAGTCTATCGGACCGTGAGCGGGCTTTTCTCATCAATGAGGCCGCCGCACGGAAGCTGGGATGGGATACTGGATCTATAGGGCGGGAGCTTTCCCAGGGGATTCCGAGGAGCGGCTCGGTCATCGGCATAATGCGGGATTTTAATTTTCTCTCGCTGCATGAAACCATCGAGCCGCTCGTACTGTTCATGGCGCCGAACCGGTACCAGTATCTTTGCGTTCGCATTCTTCCGGATGCGCTCCCCGCCACACTGGACTTCATGAGAGAGTCCTGGCAAAAAATCTTTCCAGGCGGTCCTTTCGAATACTCTTTTCTCGACGAGAGCTTTAACAGTCTCTACCGCACTGATGAAAGGGTCGGCCGGATACTCGGTTATTTTGCCATGCTCTCCGTATTCATCGCCTGTATCGGATTGTTCGGGCTCACCTGGTTCACCACCGGGCAGCGCACACGGGAAATCGGAATCCGCAAAGTACTCGGGGCCTCGTATAAAAACATAATCCTTCTCCTCACGAAGGATTCGGTCAGATTGGTGATCGTCGCGGAGGTAATCGCCTGGCCGGCGGCTTATTTCATCATGCGCTCCTGGCTCGGCGCCTTTGCCTATCATACCGGCATGAATCCTTTGACATTTATAGCCGGAGGAGGTATGGCGCTGGCTGTCTTTCTCTTCACCATCAGCTTCCAGACAGTCAAAGCGGCGCGCGCCAATCCGGCAGATGCCCTGCATAATGAGTGA
- a CDS encoding ABC transporter ATP-binding protein encodes MIRTNNLTKTYTAGEVKTVALSTVNLAVQEGEFVAVMGPSGCGKSTLLNVLGLIDTPTGGEYYFLGTEVSQLIERERASLRKKNIGFVFQNFNLIEELTVYENAELPLLYLGMPPIKRKKRVQEVLDRLEINSRQNDFPRQLSGGQQQRVAVARAVVTHPRLILADEPTGNLDSRHGDEVMKLLGELNAEGVTIVMVTHSPEYAIYGRRRIHLFDGHIVSENIRGKQYG; translated from the coding sequence ATGATCCGAACCAACAATCTCACGAAAACATATACTGCCGGAGAGGTGAAAACCGTCGCCCTCAGCACGGTGAATCTGGCGGTGCAGGAGGGTGAATTTGTTGCGGTCATGGGACCATCCGGCTGCGGGAAATCAACCCTGCTCAATGTGCTTGGCCTGATCGACACCCCCACCGGAGGCGAATATTATTTCCTCGGAACCGAAGTGTCGCAGCTTATCGAACGTGAGCGCGCCTCCCTGCGGAAAAAGAACATCGGATTTGTATTCCAGAACTTCAATCTCATCGAAGAGCTGACTGTGTATGAAAATGCCGAGCTCCCCCTCCTTTATCTCGGCATGCCTCCTATCAAACGGAAAAAACGGGTGCAGGAAGTTCTCGACCGGCTGGAAATCAACTCGCGTCAAAATGATTTTCCCCGCCAGCTTTCCGGCGGCCAGCAGCAGCGTGTGGCGGTTGCCAGGGCAGTGGTCACCCATCCGCGGCTGATTCTTGCCGATGAGCCTACCGGCAACCTTGACTCCCGGCACGGCGATGAGGTGATGAAACTGCTCGGCGAACTGAATGCGGAAGGCGTCACCATCGTCATGGTCACCCACTCCCCGGAATACGCCATTTACGGGCGAAGGCGTATTCATCTCTTCGACGGGCATATTGTTTCGGAAAATATCCGGGGAAAACAGTATGGTTAG
- a CDS encoding uroporphyrinogen decarboxylase family protein yields the protein MLNQLECFHATVDHRAHQGFLFYAGFTPHLEKRIREEYGIGCGDIRDFFGMYNPVMPEMLPPDGYEPPDFSVYFEEMHGAENAFINPLGVLEIPGSMYHFTSYISPLRHVQRFVDIETFPYPGIRGFSSRNFAGEVNKAHALGKVAGCWIGHMYEDSWQIRGYEQFLMDMIDRPEWCDYILDRVKERNLEMARAAAHAEVDWIKTGDDVANQKTMMFSPELWRRFMKPRWAEVFSLARSIKPDMQIWYHSDGNIEAIIPELIDIGVTILNPVQPECLDLKTVKREYGDRLVLDGTIGTQTTMPFGNPEEVSRVVRERARDLGYDGALILSPTHVLEPEVPLENIRAFVETAKTFAGEGAGGEGL from the coding sequence ATGTTGAATCAGCTTGAATGTTTCCACGCAACTGTTGATCACCGCGCCCATCAGGGCTTCCTCTTTTATGCTGGTTTTACTCCCCATCTTGAAAAGCGGATAAGAGAGGAATACGGCATCGGCTGCGGGGATATACGGGACTTTTTCGGTATGTACAATCCGGTCATGCCTGAGATGCTGCCGCCGGATGGATATGAGCCTCCGGATTTTTCCGTGTATTTCGAGGAAATGCATGGAGCGGAAAATGCATTCATCAATCCCCTGGGTGTTCTTGAGATTCCCGGCAGCATGTACCATTTTACGAGCTATATCAGTCCACTTCGGCATGTTCAGCGGTTTGTGGATATTGAAACCTTTCCATATCCTGGTATCAGGGGATTCTCCTCGCGCAATTTTGCCGGAGAGGTGAATAAAGCCCATGCGCTCGGAAAAGTCGCCGGATGCTGGATTGGGCACATGTATGAGGATTCCTGGCAGATCAGGGGGTATGAACAGTTTCTCATGGATATGATCGACCGCCCCGAATGGTGCGACTACATTCTGGACAGGGTGAAAGAAAGGAATCTGGAAATGGCGCGAGCCGCGGCTCATGCCGAGGTGGACTGGATCAAGACCGGGGATGATGTGGCGAACCAGAAAACCATGATGTTTTCACCGGAGCTCTGGCGAAGATTCATGAAACCACGGTGGGCGGAGGTTTTCTCTCTGGCGAGAAGCATTAAACCGGACATGCAAATCTGGTATCACAGCGACGGGAACATCGAAGCCATCATTCCCGAACTAATCGATATCGGAGTGACCATCCTCAATCCGGTTCAACCTGAATGTCTCGACCTCAAAACGGTGAAAAGAGAATACGGCGACCGCCTTGTTCTGGACGGGACCATCGGGACCCAGACCACTATGCCCTTCGGAAACCCGGAGGAAGTATCCCGTGTGGTTCGGGAACGGGCGCGTGATCTTGGATATGACGGCGCTCTTATTCTTTCGCCGACCCATGTTCTCGAGCCGGAAGTTCCTCTCGAAAACATACGGGCTTTTGTTGAAACCGCGAAGACGTTTGCGGGAGAGGGGGCAGGGGGTGAGGGTTTATGA
- a CDS encoding glutamate synthase subunit beta gives MPDPFSFIVYPRENPPRRPVEERIRDWHEVEQMLPPGRLEHQALRCMDCGVPFCEMYGCPLRNRIPDWISMVCGNNWRMALELLHSTDNFPEITGRVCPAPCEPSCTLSINGSPVTIKHIELQIAERGWREGWIEPLPALNKTGEKIAIIGSGPAGLTAAQQMARYGHSVTVFDRDRRIGGILRYGIPEFMLEKWVLDRRIDQMRREGVIFETGVDVGVDLSIGYLKRTFDSVVIITGSRIPYDLQVPGRKLDGIYFAYDFLACQNRRLSGDTIPPAKNITAEGREVVIIGGGDTGAYCIGVSRRQGALGITQAEIESAPPENGGIAGIQHAEPLQHTWPLFSGIPETTGSHDEGCNRLWGVKVKKFLGKKGRVSSVILTHVGVQHAEPLRNGNNHEIPGAEFEIPADMVILAMGFVHMEQGPLIQNLSLVTDEKMNLKINDNYMTSSEGIFAAGDCVLGGSSVVQAMHQGREVAEAVNGYLMD, from the coding sequence ATGCCTGATCCTTTCAGCTTTATTGTATATCCCCGGGAGAATCCGCCCCGCCGTCCTGTCGAGGAGCGAATCCGCGATTGGCATGAGGTGGAACAGATGCTTCCACCCGGCCGTCTTGAACACCAGGCCCTGCGATGTATGGATTGCGGAGTTCCTTTCTGCGAGATGTATGGCTGTCCCCTGAGAAACCGCATCCCCGATTGGATAAGCATGGTGTGCGGCAACAACTGGCGGATGGCCCTTGAGCTGCTCCATTCCACCGACAACTTTCCGGAGATAACCGGGAGGGTGTGCCCTGCGCCCTGCGAACCGTCCTGCACGTTGTCAATCAACGGCTCGCCGGTGACCATAAAGCACATCGAGCTTCAGATTGCGGAACGCGGCTGGCGTGAAGGTTGGATAGAACCCCTGCCTGCTTTGAACAAAACCGGGGAAAAGATCGCCATAATCGGCTCCGGCCCGGCCGGTCTTACCGCCGCCCAGCAGATGGCGCGATACGGCCACAGTGTGACTGTTTTCGATCGCGACCGCCGCATCGGAGGCATCCTCCGGTACGGCATTCCTGAGTTCATGCTGGAAAAATGGGTTCTCGACCGCCGCATCGACCAGATGCGCAGGGAAGGGGTTATCTTCGAGACAGGGGTCGATGTAGGAGTTGATCTTTCCATCGGGTATCTTAAACGCACCTTCGACTCCGTGGTGATTATAACCGGATCGCGGATACCCTATGATTTGCAGGTTCCGGGCCGCAAGCTCGACGGTATTTATTTTGCATATGATTTTCTGGCCTGCCAGAACCGGCGTCTATCCGGCGACACTATTCCTCCGGCAAAAAATATCACTGCGGAGGGCAGGGAGGTGGTTATTATCGGCGGGGGAGACACCGGCGCCTACTGTATCGGAGTCAGCCGCCGTCAGGGCGCTTTGGGAATAACCCAGGCGGAAATCGAGTCCGCGCCTCCCGAAAACGGAGGTATCGCAGGGATTCAGCATGCTGAACCCCTGCAACATACATGGCCTCTCTTTTCCGGTATTCCGGAAACTACCGGTTCCCACGATGAAGGGTGCAACCGGCTTTGGGGCGTCAAGGTTAAAAAATTCCTGGGGAAAAAAGGGCGGGTGAGTTCGGTCATTTTAACCCATGTAGGGGTTCAGCATGCTGAACCCCTAAGAAACGGGAATAATCATGAAATTCCCGGCGCCGAATTCGAGATTCCTGCCGATATGGTAATCCTTGCGATGGGCTTTGTCCACATGGAGCAGGGGCCCCTCATCCAGAATCTATCCCTCGTTACCGACGAGAAGATGAACCTCAAAATCAACGACAATTACATGACTTCGTCGGAAGGAATTTTTGCCGCCGGTGACTGCGTTCTGGGCGGTTCTTCGGTGGTTCAGGCCATGCACCAGGGAAGGGAAGTCGCCGAAGCGGTGAACGGGTATCTGATGGATTAG
- a CDS encoding type II toxin-antitoxin system HicB family antitoxin — MYLLNRAFFKSRFKYKGYTGRVEYDDEAKVFHGELDTKDVITFHGTTVYEIEAAFRESIDDYLSSCCERGEKPEKPFSGKFVLRIPSELHHKLCIEASKSGKSLNNWLVDVSKTVINEAFLKNA; from the coding sequence TTGTATCTTCTCAACAGAGCCTTTTTCAAAAGTCGTTTTAAATATAAAGGCTATACCGGGCGTGTTGAATATGATGATGAAGCGAAAGTATTCCACGGCGAACTTGATACGAAAGATGTAATCACTTTCCACGGTACCACGGTTTATGAGATAGAGGCTGCTTTCCGAGAATCCATCGATGATTATCTCTCATCCTGCTGTGAACGCGGCGAAAAGCCTGAAAAACCATTTTCCGGCAAGTTTGTTTTACGGATCCCGTCCGAATTACATCATAAGTTATGTATTGAAGCAAGTAAATCCGGAAAAAGCCTGAATAATTGGCTTGTTGACGTATCGAAAACTGTAATAAATGAGGCTTTCCTGAAAAATGCATAA
- the gltB gene encoding glutamate synthase large subunit, with product MNKNCNAAGFPLAEGLYDPAFDHDNCGVGFVARMDARPSHVIVENAVQVLINLEHRGPLGYDTAVSGDGAGLLMQIPDDFFRSECQNIGVFLPDKGYYAVGMVFLPSDEILAERCVREFDRISLSEKCEILGWRKVPVEWSCLSETARSTKPQFCQVFLRPADDDFNSFERRLYIIRRRLEKEISSWNDCDPSQFYIASLSGKTVVYKGLLTGSQLQVFFPDLQNKDFSSSFAIVHQRYSTNNLPTWNLAQPLRLIAHNGQLNSLSGNVNQMRIREPILKSDIFGPDIEKIKPVVVEGGSDSSAFDNVLEMLCHGGRSLPHAIMMMIPEAWGGKFYMGDDRRAFYEYHSAIMEPWDGPAVMVFTDGRYVGATLDRNGLRSARYTITRDGIVILASETGVLDFPGDQIRSYGRLQPGKMFLVDLEQNRVVPDNIIKSKICRQKPYRHWVKDNRIELRGLLAPAKFPPEDPEALLRKHHAFGYTAEELKMVGIPLVYGQEAIGAMGDDTPLAVLSNRPRLLFSYFKQLFAQVTSPPIDPLREELVMSLMSFAGRKRNLLEETPEHFRILKLHHPILTPEDLERIKTANHPDIIAREIDILFPAEGDGEALKAAIEEVFQKAEVFISEGATFIVLTDRNMDEDMAPIPSLLATSGLHHYLIRKGLRTSAGLIVETGEARQPMHFAILIGYGANAVCPKVAYSTVRDLAETMYEKSVTPDEAADSYITAIKKGILKTMSRMGISTVRSYFGAQMFEAIGLDRELVDSYFTGTCSRVGGIGLEEIAAETMLRHRKAYPESGKPSPLLDVGGEYHNRYGGEKHLLSPDAICKLQQAVRDDDYLAFKEYARMIDNQADEPVTLRSLLDFRNESPIPLEDVEPVEKILPRFSASAMSFGALSRVAHETIAVAMNRLGCRSNTGEGGEDPARYKALPDGSSRRSAVKQIASGRFGVTTEYIVNADELQIKIAQGAKPGEGGQLPGNKVSGEIARVRHTTPGVTLISPPPHHDIYSIEDLTQLIHDLRAVNPKARISVKLVAEAGVGAVATGVAKSQADMVLICGHDGGTGSSPITSIMHVGIPWEIGLAEVQQALIRNRIRDRIAVQVDGQLKTGRDLAVAALLGADEFAFGTIILVAIGCVMLRKCHLNSCSVGIATQDPRLAANFHGKPEYVERLMRFIAMNLREYMAELGFRSLDEMIGHVEMLRTNPTSNGHRKAHSLDFSAILASPGNGGAVPLRCTRKRDIHPDSPFDETLLRMAQPALDTGEPVHIAMPIYNINRSVASALSGKIVRRYGARGLPPDTIRFFFKGTAGQSLGAFLAPGVTIRVEGSANDYLGKGMSGGRIILAPSTYAGFKPWDNIIAGNTALYGATGGEVYIYGIVGERFAVRNSGASAVVEGVGDHGCEYMTGGVVVILGTVGNNFAAGMSGGIAYVYNESEMFESRCNLDMVDLESVWTEEDKSRLYTLLENHFLLTDSKRAGQILENWEADLPMFIKVMPIDYRLSLERMRLSERSETETPAATEEVYNA from the coding sequence ATGAATAAAAACTGTAATGCAGCCGGTTTTCCCCTTGCTGAAGGACTTTATGATCCGGCGTTCGATCATGACAACTGCGGGGTCGGTTTCGTGGCCCGCATGGATGCCCGGCCTTCGCATGTCATCGTAGAAAACGCGGTGCAGGTGCTTATCAACCTGGAGCACCGGGGGCCGCTCGGATATGACACCGCGGTTAGCGGCGACGGGGCCGGCCTTCTCATGCAGATACCGGATGATTTTTTCAGGAGTGAATGCCAGAATATCGGAGTGTTTCTTCCCGATAAGGGATATTATGCGGTCGGCATGGTTTTTCTCCCTTCGGATGAAATTCTCGCGGAGCGATGTGTGCGGGAGTTTGACCGTATATCGCTAAGCGAAAAATGCGAGATTCTGGGGTGGCGGAAGGTTCCGGTTGAATGGAGCTGCCTTAGCGAAACCGCCCGCTCGACCAAGCCGCAGTTTTGCCAGGTATTTCTCAGACCCGCCGATGATGATTTCAACTCCTTCGAGCGGCGGCTGTACATTATTCGGAGGCGGCTGGAGAAAGAGATTTCTTCGTGGAACGACTGCGATCCGAGCCAGTTTTATATTGCCAGCCTTTCCGGGAAAACCGTGGTGTATAAGGGACTTCTCACCGGAAGCCAGCTTCAGGTCTTCTTTCCCGATCTTCAGAACAAGGATTTTTCCAGCTCTTTTGCCATCGTGCACCAGCGTTACAGCACCAATAACCTCCCTACCTGGAATCTGGCGCAGCCTCTGAGACTGATCGCCCATAACGGCCAGCTCAATTCCTTGAGCGGAAATGTCAACCAGATGCGTATCCGTGAACCGATCCTGAAATCGGACATCTTCGGACCGGACATAGAAAAAATCAAACCGGTCGTGGTCGAGGGAGGCAGCGATTCCTCGGCGTTCGACAATGTGCTCGAGATGCTCTGTCACGGCGGGCGCTCTCTCCCGCACGCCATCATGATGATGATCCCCGAGGCCTGGGGCGGCAAGTTTTACATGGGGGATGACCGTCGGGCTTTCTACGAGTATCATTCCGCAATCATGGAGCCCTGGGACGGTCCCGCGGTTATGGTATTCACAGACGGCCGCTATGTGGGGGCCACACTGGATCGCAACGGTCTCCGTTCTGCGCGCTATACCATCACCCGCGACGGCATTGTTATTCTTGCCTCCGAAACAGGTGTGCTCGATTTCCCCGGGGATCAGATACGCTCGTACGGTCGTTTGCAGCCCGGGAAAATGTTCCTGGTCGACCTGGAGCAGAACCGCGTCGTTCCTGATAACATAATTAAATCCAAGATCTGCCGGCAAAAACCCTACCGCCACTGGGTGAAAGACAACCGGATCGAGCTTCGCGGACTCCTGGCGCCTGCCAAATTTCCGCCTGAAGATCCGGAAGCGCTTCTCCGGAAGCACCATGCATTCGGATATACCGCCGAAGAATTGAAAATGGTCGGCATCCCCCTGGTGTATGGCCAGGAAGCCATCGGGGCAATGGGGGACGATACGCCGCTCGCCGTTCTCTCAAACCGCCCGCGTCTCCTTTTTTCGTATTTTAAGCAGCTATTCGCCCAGGTGACCAGCCCTCCCATCGACCCGCTAAGGGAAGAACTGGTCATGTCTCTGATGAGTTTCGCCGGAAGGAAGAGAAATCTTCTCGAGGAAACCCCCGAGCATTTCAGAATTTTGAAACTGCATCATCCGATTCTTACCCCGGAAGACCTCGAACGCATCAAGACAGCGAACCATCCGGACATCATCGCCCGTGAAATAGATATCCTTTTCCCCGCTGAAGGCGATGGCGAGGCTTTGAAAGCGGCTATCGAGGAGGTATTTCAAAAAGCTGAGGTATTCATTTCGGAGGGCGCGACCTTTATCGTTCTGACCGACCGAAACATGGACGAGGACATGGCGCCGATCCCCTCGCTTCTCGCCACCTCCGGATTGCACCATTACCTGATCCGGAAAGGCCTCCGTACTTCCGCCGGGCTCATCGTGGAAACGGGAGAGGCGCGCCAGCCCATGCATTTCGCCATTCTTATCGGCTACGGTGCCAATGCTGTCTGCCCCAAAGTTGCCTACTCCACCGTGCGTGACCTGGCGGAGACCATGTACGAGAAATCCGTAACCCCCGATGAGGCGGCCGATTCCTATATCACCGCTATCAAGAAGGGGATACTGAAAACAATGAGCCGGATGGGCATTTCCACCGTCCGCAGCTATTTCGGCGCCCAGATGTTCGAGGCGATCGGCCTGGACCGCGAGCTGGTCGACTCCTATTTCACCGGAACCTGCTCGCGGGTCGGAGGGATCGGTCTTGAGGAGATCGCCGCCGAAACCATGCTCCGTCACCGGAAAGCCTATCCGGAGTCCGGCAAACCTTCGCCTCTTCTGGATGTGGGGGGAGAATACCATAACCGCTACGGCGGCGAGAAACACCTTCTTTCGCCAGATGCCATCTGCAAACTCCAGCAAGCCGTCCGTGACGATGATTACCTTGCTTTCAAGGAATATGCCCGGATGATCGACAACCAGGCGGATGAACCGGTAACCCTGCGAAGCCTCCTCGACTTCCGTAACGAAAGCCCGATACCGCTCGAAGATGTCGAACCCGTGGAAAAAATCCTTCCGAGATTTTCCGCCTCGGCCATGTCATTCGGCGCTCTCAGCCGGGTTGCTCATGAAACCATAGCTGTCGCCATGAACCGACTGGGCTGCCGCTCCAATACCGGCGAGGGCGGGGAAGATCCTGCACGGTACAAGGCGCTCCCCGACGGATCGAGCCGGCGCTCGGCGGTGAAACAGATCGCTTCCGGCCGATTCGGCGTCACTACGGAATACATCGTAAATGCCGATGAACTTCAGATAAAGATCGCCCAGGGCGCCAAACCCGGAGAAGGAGGCCAGCTTCCCGGAAACAAGGTGAGCGGGGAGATCGCCCGTGTACGTCACACTACTCCGGGAGTCACTCTGATCTCTCCTCCGCCGCACCATGATATCTATTCCATCGAGGACCTGACCCAGCTAATCCATGATCTTCGTGCGGTCAATCCGAAAGCGCGGATTTCGGTGAAACTGGTGGCCGAAGCCGGGGTCGGCGCGGTCGCGACCGGAGTGGCAAAATCGCAGGCAGACATGGTTCTCATCTGCGGCCACGATGGGGGGACCGGCTCTTCGCCGATCACCTCCATCATGCATGTGGGCATCCCCTGGGAAATCGGTCTGGCAGAAGTCCAGCAGGCGCTCATAAGGAACCGTATCCGAGACCGGATCGCAGTCCAGGTGGACGGTCAACTCAAGACCGGACGCGACCTGGCGGTTGCGGCGCTCCTCGGCGCGGACGAGTTCGCATTCGGCACCATCATCCTCGTTGCCATCGGGTGCGTGATGCTCCGGAAATGCCATCTCAATTCCTGCTCGGTGGGAATCGCCACTCAGGACCCCAGACTGGCAGCCAATTTTCACGGAAAGCCGGAATATGTGGAACGCCTGATGCGCTTCATAGCCATGAATCTCCGTGAATATATGGCGGAGTTGGGATTCCGTTCGCTCGACGAGATGATCGGCCATGTGGAGATGCTCCGGACGAACCCCACCTCCAACGGGCATCGCAAGGCGCATTCACTCGATTTCAGCGCGATTCTCGCATCTCCGGGTAACGGCGGTGCGGTTCCGCTCCGGTGCACCCGCAAACGCGATATTCACCCGGACTCTCCGTTTGACGAAACCCTGCTGCGTATGGCGCAGCCCGCTCTCGATACGGGAGAGCCGGTGCATATTGCCATGCCGATTTACAATATCAACCGTTCTGTCGCATCAGCCTTAAGCGGGAAGATTGTGCGGCGGTACGGGGCCAGAGGCCTGCCGCCGGACACCATCCGCTTCTTCTTCAAAGGCACCGCCGGGCAGAGTCTCGGCGCATTCCTTGCTCCCGGCGTAACCATCCGTGTCGAGGGGAGCGCCAATGATTATCTCGGCAAGGGAATGTCCGGGGGAAGAATTATCCTGGCTCCTTCAACCTATGCCGGTTTCAAGCCCTGGGATAATATTATTGCAGGGAACACCGCCCTTTATGGCGCAACCGGCGGCGAAGTATACATATACGGAATCGTCGGTGAGCGTTTCGCGGTGCGGAACAGCGGAGCCTCCGCGGTGGTGGAGGGAGTGGGCGATCACGGCTGCGAATACATGACAGGCGGAGTGGTGGTTATTCTGGGAACTGTGGGGAACAATTTCGCCGCCGGGATGAGCGGAGGCATTGCCTATGTGTATAATGAATCGGAGATGTTTGAATCACGGTGCAACCTGGACATGGTGGACCTTGAGAGCGTCTGGACGGAGGAGGATAAATCGCGGCTCTATACCCTTCTGGAAAACCACTTCCTTTTGACCGACAGCAAAAGGGCCGGCCAGATACTGGAGAACTGGGAAGCCGACCTCCCGATGTTCATAAAGGTGATGCCTATCGATTACCGTCTTTCCCTGGAAAGGATGCGGCTGTCCGAACGCTCCGAAACCGAGACCCCGGCGGCGACCGAGGAGGTATACAATGCCTGA